Proteins co-encoded in one Ammoniphilus sp. CFH 90114 genomic window:
- a CDS encoding FAD-binding oxidoreductase has translation MKILEELRAILTEGQVTINPTVLEQHGRDESLHPPHLPDVVVFPKSAVEVSRILQYASLNHIPVVPFGVGSSLEGAVIPYEGGISMDFQLMNQIIEVRPYDFLVRVQPGVTRNQLNKELKKHGLFFTVDPGADATLGGMAATNASGTTSVRYGVMRDQVRDLEVVLADGRMIRTGGMSAKSSSGYHLNGLFVGSEGTLGVFTELTLRVYGIPEVIMAARAAFPSIGQAVDAAVSILSAGIPVARIELVDARSIRQANKHSGTDYPEKPTLFLEFHGNEAGLKQDAEFAEGLALEQDCEEFVFETDSLRRAQLWEARHNLAYAYSHGNPGKKMMLTDVCVPLSALTESVTHAGELIDQSGLDGCVVGHIGDGNFHTLVLIDASNPHEVERAEKVNAGIVEHALERGGTCTGEHGVGIGKRKYQRKEHGEALDVMKQMKQMLDPNHILNPGKVLP, from the coding sequence ATGAAGATATTAGAAGAGTTAAGAGCCATATTGACCGAAGGGCAAGTGACCATTAATCCAACCGTTTTAGAACAGCATGGAAGAGATGAATCCCTTCATCCTCCTCACTTACCGGATGTAGTTGTATTTCCTAAGAGTGCTGTAGAAGTAAGTCGCATCCTTCAATACGCAAGTCTGAATCATATCCCTGTTGTACCCTTTGGAGTAGGATCGAGCTTAGAGGGAGCCGTTATCCCTTATGAGGGCGGAATCTCTATGGACTTTCAGCTGATGAACCAAATTATTGAAGTGCGCCCTTATGATTTTCTCGTTCGAGTTCAGCCAGGTGTAACTCGCAATCAGCTGAATAAGGAGTTGAAGAAGCATGGATTGTTCTTCACAGTGGATCCAGGTGCGGATGCGACGCTAGGAGGTATGGCTGCAACGAATGCGAGCGGAACAACTTCTGTAAGATATGGTGTGATGCGTGATCAGGTTCGTGATTTAGAAGTCGTACTAGCTGATGGAAGGATGATTCGGACGGGAGGAATGTCAGCTAAGTCTTCTTCGGGCTATCATTTGAATGGGTTGTTTGTAGGGTCTGAAGGTACTTTGGGCGTATTTACGGAGCTTACCTTACGGGTTTATGGAATCCCAGAAGTGATTATGGCAGCAAGGGCTGCTTTTCCTAGTATTGGTCAAGCTGTGGATGCGGCTGTTTCTATTCTATCGGCTGGTATTCCAGTAGCTCGTATTGAATTAGTAGATGCACGGTCTATTCGCCAAGCTAATAAACATAGTGGCACGGATTACCCAGAAAAACCTACCTTGTTCCTTGAGTTCCATGGGAATGAGGCTGGTCTGAAGCAGGATGCTGAATTCGCTGAGGGATTAGCGTTGGAACAAGACTGTGAAGAGTTTGTTTTTGAAACCGATTCGTTAAGAAGGGCCCAGCTATGGGAAGCTCGTCATAATTTAGCCTATGCTTATAGCCATGGCAATCCAGGTAAGAAAATGATGTTGACGGATGTCTGTGTTCCTTTATCTGCGCTAACGGAGTCTGTTACCCATGCCGGAGAACTTATTGATCAATCGGGTTTAGATGGTTGTGTTGTCGGTCATATTGGAGACGGGAACTTTCATACCTTAGTTCTCATTGATGCCTCAAACCCTCATGAGGTTGAACGAGCGGAGAAGGTGAATGCAGGGATTGTTGAGCATGCCTTAGAAAGAGGAGGCACTTGTACGGGAGAACATGGAGTGGGAATAGGGAAGCGAAAATATCAACGAAAAGAACATGGAGAAGCACTTGACGTCATGAAACAAATGAAGCAAATGCTAGATCCTAATCATATTCTTAATCCAGGGAAGGTATTGCCTTAA
- the mutY gene encoding A/G-specific adenine glycosylase, whose amino-acid sequence MLEGFNIREFQQDLLYWFERNLRDLPWRQDRDPYRIWVSEIMLQQTRVDTVIPYFNRFMERFPTLEVLAEAKEDEVLKLWEGLGYYSRARNLHAGVKEVSATYGGSVPDSPEEISKIKGVGPYTAGAILSIAYGKPEPAVDGNVMRVLSRLLLIEEDIQKVKTRKLFETQIRRLIATENPSYFNQALMELGALICTPKSPKCGYCPVQAHCRAQAEGVQANLPVKGKAKPPKPVGLSVAYIAKEDRFFIRKRPEQGLLAGLWELPSYEGDLDCLENQLHKEHELDVVRGAYLFHHQHTFSHLQWQMDVYSFKLEEDHVGENGRWVSWNELDQFTFPVSYQKILSQVKEFS is encoded by the coding sequence ATGTTAGAAGGATTTAACATCAGAGAATTTCAACAAGACCTTCTTTATTGGTTTGAGCGCAATTTAAGAGATCTACCTTGGCGCCAAGATCGAGATCCCTACAGAATTTGGGTATCCGAGATCATGTTACAGCAAACAAGAGTAGATACGGTGATTCCGTATTTCAATCGCTTTATGGAACGATTTCCCACATTAGAAGTTTTAGCAGAGGCGAAGGAGGATGAGGTACTCAAGCTCTGGGAAGGACTTGGTTATTATTCTAGGGCAAGGAACCTGCATGCTGGTGTAAAAGAGGTTAGTGCGACATACGGAGGATCTGTTCCCGACTCGCCAGAAGAGATTAGTAAAATTAAAGGGGTAGGTCCATATACAGCGGGCGCGATATTGAGCATCGCATATGGTAAGCCTGAGCCAGCCGTCGACGGCAATGTCATGCGAGTATTATCCAGGCTGCTCCTGATTGAGGAAGATATCCAGAAAGTCAAGACTAGGAAGCTGTTTGAGACCCAGATACGTCGCCTCATTGCTACGGAGAATCCTTCTTACTTTAATCAAGCTCTGATGGAGTTAGGGGCACTAATCTGTACACCGAAGTCTCCTAAGTGCGGTTATTGTCCTGTTCAAGCTCATTGTAGGGCACAAGCTGAAGGGGTACAAGCCAATTTGCCTGTTAAAGGGAAAGCCAAGCCTCCGAAACCCGTTGGATTATCGGTCGCTTATATTGCCAAGGAAGATCGTTTCTTTATTCGGAAGCGTCCCGAACAGGGCCTGTTAGCGGGGCTATGGGAGCTCCCGAGTTATGAAGGTGATTTAGACTGTCTGGAGAATCAGTTGCATAAAGAGCATGAATTGGACGTGGTCAGAGGGGCATATTTATTCCACCACCAACATACCTTTTCCCACCTACAATGGCAGATGGATGTCTACTCCTTCAAGCTGGAAGAAGACCATGTTGGTGAAAATGGAAGATGGGTCAGCTGGAACGAACTGGATCAATTTACATTCCCAGTGTCCTATCAGAAGATACTCAGTCAAGTTAAAGAGTTCTCATAA
- a CDS encoding MFS transporter — MIKIFMEYRIKPDDRLAYLEVMRKVYAVMVEEQKVKNYQFFEGTDQPSLFVEMFDVEALEDYERLKHLRCEAEPMIDDWVQGGKEKIHMWAFKEMKTC, encoded by the coding sequence ATGATTAAAATATTTATGGAGTATCGAATTAAACCTGATGATCGCTTAGCTTATCTCGAAGTGATGAGAAAAGTGTATGCTGTCATGGTAGAGGAACAGAAGGTAAAAAACTATCAATTTTTTGAAGGGACAGATCAACCTTCTCTATTCGTTGAGATGTTTGATGTCGAAGCGCTAGAAGACTATGAACGACTGAAGCATTTGCGCTGTGAAGCAGAGCCAATGATTGACGATTGGGTACAAGGAGGCAAAGAGAAGATTCATATGTGGGCCTTCAAGGAGATGAAAACATGTTAG
- a CDS encoding creatininase family protein encodes MESYRLTEMTWPEVQEALKTVKLAIIPVGAHEQHGPHMNESCDAVLATEVSNRLAQRLFPHVLVTPTVNMGVSIHHINFPGTITLRPETLINVLRDMVWSLKKHGIEKFLFLNSHGGNQSTLSVACTTLTHELEVEIFYAKSTAAAKNAMKEHISSTLFGHSCEREVSEALYLAPQLVRPDRLEKGDIVEGKWRNLRPGNALQGTYQYEEMTANGCIGDATKASYEIGQQVVEEALDGLESSIRRMLDL; translated from the coding sequence ATGGAGTCCTATCGCTTGACTGAGATGACATGGCCGGAAGTACAAGAAGCTCTAAAAACGGTGAAGTTAGCCATCATTCCAGTGGGGGCGCATGAGCAGCATGGACCACATATGAATGAAAGCTGTGATGCTGTTTTAGCCACGGAGGTTTCTAACCGTTTAGCACAGAGACTTTTTCCGCATGTTTTAGTTACGCCGACTGTTAACATGGGAGTTTCGATTCACCATATTAATTTTCCTGGGACAATTACTTTAAGACCTGAGACTTTGATTAATGTTTTAAGAGACATGGTCTGGTCCTTAAAGAAGCATGGAATTGAGAAATTTCTATTCCTGAACTCTCATGGGGGGAACCAGTCCACTTTAAGCGTGGCCTGTACAACCTTGACTCATGAATTAGAAGTAGAGATCTTCTATGCGAAGTCCACGGCAGCAGCGAAAAATGCAATGAAAGAACATATCTCATCTACTCTTTTCGGTCACAGCTGTGAAAGAGAGGTTTCTGAAGCACTATATCTAGCTCCTCAACTCGTACGTCCAGATCGACTTGAGAAGGGAGATATCGTAGAGGGCAAGTGGAGAAACTTACGTCCAGGAAATGCTTTGCAGGGAACCTATCAATATGAGGAAATGACGGCTAATGGCTGTATCGGTGACGCCACTAAAGCCAGCTATGAAATTGGACAGCAGGTTGTCGAAGAGGCTTTAGATGGTTTAGAGAGTTCGATAAGAAGAATGTTAGATCTATAG
- the fabL gene encoding enoyl-[acyl-carrier-protein] reductase FabL: protein MSFQGKVALVTGGSRGIGREIAHMLADRGCHLVINYLRNRTAAAETAKELEDKGVKVLLVKGNVGDTVKIKDMFKEIDEHFGRLDYFISNAASGVLRPLMELEESHWDWTMNINSRALLFCAQEASKLMEKSGGGKIVSLSSLGSIRVLDNYTTVGVSKAAVEALTRYLAVELAPKNIIVNAVSGGAVDTDALKHFPNREEILQGAKEKTPAGRVVEPKDLANTVMFLLSDDSNMICGQTIIVDGGISLIL from the coding sequence ATGTCATTTCAAGGTAAAGTAGCCCTTGTTACAGGGGGATCTAGAGGTATAGGCAGGGAAATTGCTCATATGCTAGCCGATCGTGGCTGTCATTTAGTTATTAATTATTTGCGCAATCGAACAGCAGCAGCAGAAACAGCCAAAGAGTTAGAAGATAAAGGTGTTAAAGTATTGCTTGTTAAAGGGAATGTGGGCGATACAGTTAAAATAAAGGATATGTTTAAAGAGATTGATGAGCACTTTGGAAGATTGGATTACTTCATTAGTAATGCTGCCTCTGGTGTTCTTCGTCCGCTTATGGAGCTTGAAGAGTCTCACTGGGATTGGACCATGAATATCAACAGCCGTGCTCTACTGTTCTGTGCTCAAGAAGCATCGAAGCTCATGGAGAAGAGCGGTGGAGGTAAAATTGTCAGTTTATCAAGTCTAGGGTCCATTCGAGTCCTTGATAATTATACGACAGTTGGAGTGTCCAAGGCGGCTGTAGAAGCTTTAACTAGATATTTAGCCGTGGAGTTGGCTCCGAAGAACATCATTGTTAATGCTGTTTCTGGTGGAGCAGTTGACACAGATGCCCTTAAGCACTTTCCAAACCGCGAAGAAATCTTACAAGGGGCAAAAGAAAAGACACCTGCTGGACGTGTGGTAGAACCGAAGGACCTCGCCAATACCGTCATGTTCCTTCTGTCAGATGATTCAAATATGATTTGTGGACAGACGATCATTGTAGATGGCGGGATCTCGTTAATTTTATAG
- a CDS encoding PAS domain S-box protein — protein sequence MHNGTTDSVMNFVSDSIIVMDEKGTVTSINPAAGNLFGYLGSEVIGEHVSLLLPELFVDSTLTPKAKISETGKKSTGKKKSGSIFPITITVVESSSVEGRLFIGIIREIVERKPWENPQYLKLILDHIPDKIWVKDLQSKYIFGNRAFMQDFDKKTVKVEGLTDRDLFSADVAEQQELQDQEVLRTEEGIVYKKKIEQEEGTTALRKLTKTPLKDHSGQVWGILGVDQDITEWQQTEELVTHLGKILDETIFEIYVFSSFPLQFLYMNQCALKNLGYSMEEITALSPIQLWSKYSDESFQLMLDSILLGEQETFQFETNHRRRNGSNYPIDVKIQLISEKDKAPLFMAVAQDSSPRKEAEAIQRKAERALLYSNFVID from the coding sequence ATGCACAATGGTACAACTGATTCCGTTATGAATTTTGTATCCGACAGCATTATCGTCATGGATGAAAAAGGTACGGTAACCTCTATTAATCCTGCGGCTGGAAACCTGTTTGGCTACTTAGGATCGGAGGTCATTGGAGAACATGTCTCCTTATTGCTCCCTGAGCTCTTCGTAGACTCGACCTTGACGCCCAAAGCAAAAATTTCGGAGACAGGGAAAAAATCAACAGGCAAGAAGAAGAGTGGCAGTATATTCCCAATCACAATCACAGTCGTTGAGTCGTCTTCAGTTGAAGGTAGATTGTTTATTGGCATCATACGAGAGATCGTGGAACGGAAGCCATGGGAAAATCCGCAATACTTAAAGTTAATATTAGACCATATACCGGATAAAATATGGGTAAAAGACCTTCAATCGAAATATATCTTTGGTAATCGAGCGTTTATGCAGGATTTCGACAAGAAGACCGTAAAAGTTGAGGGATTAACTGATCGGGATCTATTCTCCGCGGATGTTGCTGAGCAGCAGGAGCTTCAGGATCAGGAAGTGCTTAGAACTGAGGAAGGGATCGTATATAAGAAAAAGATAGAACAGGAAGAAGGGACCACAGCGCTTAGAAAATTAACCAAAACACCGTTAAAAGATCACTCGGGGCAAGTATGGGGAATCCTTGGCGTTGATCAAGATATTACAGAGTGGCAACAGACGGAGGAACTCGTTACTCATCTCGGAAAGATTCTAGACGAAACCATTTTTGAAATCTATGTATTTTCTTCTTTTCCCTTGCAATTCTTATATATGAACCAGTGTGCTCTGAAGAATTTAGGCTATAGTATGGAAGAGATAACGGCATTGTCCCCAATCCAACTCTGGTCAAAATATTCGGATGAGAGTTTTCAATTGATGTTAGACTCTATCCTCCTTGGGGAACAAGAAACCTTTCAGTTTGAGACCAATCATCGAAGAAGGAATGGCTCTAATTACCCGATCGATGTGAAGATCCAGCTAATATCCGAAAAGGACAAGGCTCCCTTGTTTATGGCAGTGGCCCAGGACAGCAGCCCTCGCAAGGAAGCAGAGGCGATTCAGAGGAAAGCAGAGCGAGCTTTACTGTATTCTAACTTTGTAATTGATTAA
- the yjjX gene encoding inosine/xanthosine triphosphatase, producing MLRIAVGSQNPAKLEAVRNAYHIMGRSIELVGLEVPSGVSSQPKSDEETIHGALNRARAALLETNSDYGIGLEGGIAETPYGMFLCNWGAIASRSGEYGVAGGLRILLPEEVAIGIRQGKELGDVIDEWAGGKDIKKKEGTIGILTQNHITRSKMFQDVVMCAFSKFL from the coding sequence ATGTTGCGCATCGCAGTCGGTAGTCAGAATCCAGCGAAATTAGAAGCTGTTAGGAACGCTTATCACATCATGGGACGTTCGATCGAGCTGGTCGGACTCGAAGTTCCCTCTGGCGTGTCCAGCCAACCAAAGTCAGATGAAGAAACAATACATGGGGCGCTCAATCGAGCTAGAGCAGCATTACTTGAAACAAACTCGGACTATGGGATTGGACTAGAAGGGGGAATTGCTGAGACTCCCTATGGGATGTTTCTATGTAATTGGGGAGCCATTGCTTCACGTAGTGGAGAATACGGGGTAGCAGGTGGATTGCGCATCTTATTGCCCGAGGAGGTCGCCATTGGGATTCGCCAAGGAAAAGAGCTTGGGGATGTCATTGATGAGTGGGCCGGAGGTAAGGACATCAAGAAAAAGGAGGGAACCATTGGGATCTTGACTCAAAATCATATTACTAGAAGCAAAATGTTCCAGGACGTGGTGATGTGTGCTTTTTCAAAGTTTTTATGA
- a CDS encoding YneF family protein, translated as MWNYIIPILTLILGLVGGFFGGVYYLKHQMTNMQMDEKQLQAMAKSMGMNLNAKQINQAAKAMKGMQKNKNFKMK; from the coding sequence ATGTGGAACTACATCATCCCCATCCTTACCCTCATATTGGGGTTAGTTGGTGGTTTCTTCGGAGGAGTCTACTACTTGAAGCACCAGATGACCAACATGCAGATGGATGAGAAGCAGCTTCAAGCTATGGCGAAGTCCATGGGAATGAACTTAAATGCAAAGCAAATCAATCAGGCGGCTAAAGCCATGAAGGGTATGCAAAAAAATAAGAATTTCAAAATGAAATAA
- a CDS encoding YitT family protein codes for MADWLKRLSLVILGLFLTSLGIKVLSISQLTFGGTAGIATIITFISESSWGFWFFIANLPFFIISLSKLGKWFTISSLLSITGISITRDLLDLLALPEINNMVLGSALAGLLIGVGVTFVLNNGSSLGGIHILALYLDERFKINRGITIFLCDLAIILSAAALVGWINALVSTISIIVASTIIGRYKKSPIKEMVEEEEAYSLSKS; via the coding sequence ATGGCTGATTGGTTGAAACGCCTTTCCCTAGTTATTTTGGGACTTTTCCTTACATCGCTCGGAATTAAAGTGCTTTCGATTAGCCAGCTGACATTCGGAGGAACAGCGGGGATCGCTACCATTATCACTTTTATTTCGGAGAGTTCTTGGGGATTTTGGTTCTTTATTGCAAACCTGCCTTTCTTTATTATTTCTTTATCTAAGCTAGGCAAGTGGTTTACGATTTCAAGTTTACTATCGATCACAGGGATTTCTATCACTCGAGATCTATTGGACCTTCTAGCACTGCCTGAAATCAATAATATGGTCCTAGGCTCGGCCCTAGCAGGCTTATTGATTGGAGTAGGGGTTACGTTTGTCCTGAACAATGGTTCTTCACTTGGAGGCATTCATATTCTAGCACTCTACCTAGATGAGCGGTTTAAGATTAATAGAGGAATAACGATATTCCTTTGTGACTTAGCTATTATTTTAAGCGCAGCTGCTTTAGTAGGCTGGATTAATGCGTTAGTATCCACGATTTCAATCATTGTTGCAAGTACGATTATTGGGCGTTATAAGAAGTCTCCGATTAAAGAGATGGTGGAGGAAGAAGAAGCTTATTCATTATCAAAATCCTAA
- a CDS encoding Ger(x)C family spore germination protein, whose amino-acid sequence MRRVVIGWMMICLSVVITGCWDRVEIEERGFVIGVAIDLAESEKDDQSMESAERPKGKERFVVTFQFVIPEALKTEGGGTAKPFLNLSTESETMMEAVRQLATRTSRTANFSHIKVLIVSDEAAKKGAFADAIDLFLRDHEMRRGTKVFISDGKARDALDIEQPIEKLPVMFIRSVAENTHRTARMYPTVRIGDLHDKLLSKRSYGVPRIISTKDEVKIAGTAVIQGRENKMVGWLGEEETIGLNCILGEVEGGVEKIELGDSLVVYEYRGKSSSIDADVSNKENIKFTITIETEGMIPDSMETVDWQDPKVVKKVEERVQEETLRIAYRAANKLQKEFKVDAMRLGEYLHDYHPDVWAVLKDDWDTGKHYFSKSTIQLEAKVIVRNSGVIYKSEPMQGG is encoded by the coding sequence ATGCGTAGGGTTGTGATAGGGTGGATGATGATTTGCTTGTCTGTCGTTATCACAGGATGCTGGGATCGAGTTGAAATAGAAGAGAGAGGTTTTGTTATCGGGGTGGCGATTGATCTGGCAGAAAGTGAAAAAGATGATCAAAGTATGGAATCGGCAGAGAGGCCTAAGGGAAAGGAACGATTTGTGGTCACGTTTCAATTTGTAATACCGGAAGCCTTAAAAACAGAGGGAGGGGGAACTGCAAAGCCCTTCCTAAACCTTTCAACAGAATCAGAAACAATGATGGAGGCTGTTCGACAGTTAGCTACTCGGACTAGCCGGACAGCTAATTTTTCACATATTAAAGTACTTATTGTTTCAGATGAAGCAGCAAAAAAAGGAGCCTTTGCTGATGCAATTGACTTGTTTCTTCGGGATCATGAAATGCGAAGAGGTACAAAAGTGTTTATCTCTGATGGAAAAGCAAGAGACGCACTCGATATTGAGCAACCAATTGAAAAATTGCCCGTCATGTTCATTCGGTCAGTTGCTGAGAATACGCATCGTACAGCGAGGATGTATCCTACAGTCCGAATAGGAGATCTCCATGACAAGCTGCTTAGCAAAAGGAGCTATGGTGTTCCCCGAATTATCAGCACAAAGGATGAAGTGAAAATTGCCGGAACCGCAGTTATACAAGGGAGAGAGAATAAGATGGTAGGTTGGCTGGGGGAGGAAGAGACGATCGGCCTCAACTGCATACTAGGTGAAGTGGAAGGAGGCGTCGAAAAAATTGAACTGGGGGATAGCCTGGTTGTTTATGAATACCGTGGGAAAAGCAGTTCAATAGACGCCGACGTCTCAAACAAAGAAAATATCAAATTTACCATTACCATTGAGACAGAAGGGATGATTCCCGATTCTATGGAAACCGTCGATTGGCAAGATCCAAAAGTGGTCAAAAAGGTTGAAGAGAGGGTTCAAGAGGAAACCTTAAGAATAGCCTATCGGGCAGCAAACAAGCTGCAAAAGGAATTCAAAGTCGACGCGATGAGACTAGGGGAATACCTACATGATTACCATCCCGATGTATGGGCTGTCTTAAAAGATGACTGGGATACTGGGAAACATTACTTCTCGAAAAGTACTATTCAACTTGAAGCAAAAGTGATTGTCAGAAATTCAGGTGTAATCTATAAATCTGAACCGATGCAAGGTGGGTAA
- a CDS encoding RidA family protein, which translates to MESLTTTSIDRKLAELNIVLANSPKPSGNYVPYVFAPPFLYVSGVTPKVDGKLLYKGKVGQEITKEEGYQAARQCVINHLNTLKAALGDLERVEGIVKIVGFVNTDGDFHELPSVINGASDLLVEVFGERGQHARSAVGVSSLPGGAAVEVEMIVRVRD; encoded by the coding sequence ATGGAATCGCTAACAACAACCAGTATTGACAGGAAATTGGCTGAACTAAACATTGTCTTGGCAAATTCCCCTAAGCCCTCTGGAAATTACGTACCTTATGTTTTTGCCCCTCCCTTTTTATATGTTAGTGGAGTTACACCAAAAGTGGATGGAAAGCTGCTCTATAAAGGAAAAGTAGGACAAGAAATTACGAAGGAAGAAGGATATCAGGCTGCAAGACAATGTGTGATCAACCATCTGAATACACTTAAGGCTGCTTTAGGGGATCTCGAGCGTGTAGAAGGAATCGTTAAAATCGTTGGATTCGTCAACACAGACGGGGATTTCCACGAGCTTCCATCCGTCATCAACGGCGCATCCGATCTATTAGTTGAAGTCTTTGGTGAACGCGGTCAACATGCTCGCTCTGCAGTAGGCGTTTCCTCCCTTCCGGGTGGCGCTGCAGTAGAAGTGGAAATGATTGTGCGTGTGAGGGATTAG
- the nadX gene encoding aspartate dehydrogenase — protein MLRVGLIGYGTIGKDTAQYIMEKKAGNVELVSILVRDMSRVQSDLPQEVFCDQPDEFFAKDLDIVVEGAGHHAVQLYAERALTSGSDFIVSSVGAFNDQSLLDRTLKAAEEAGKRLIVPSAAVGGLDRIAAGAVGPLDEITLKTSKPPKAWFGTAVEEQVDLNNLTEPVCVFEGNARESSRRFPESVNVSAALSLAGLGLDETKVQVFVDPNINRNVHEIFAAGKFGEIRLQIQNTPSPNNPKTGYIVAMSIAKVLKNLSTNLVIGC, from the coding sequence ATGCTTCGAGTCGGACTTATTGGCTATGGAACGATCGGAAAAGATACCGCTCAATATATCATGGAAAAAAAAGCAGGAAATGTAGAATTAGTATCCATTCTGGTGAGGGATATGAGTCGAGTTCAGTCAGATCTTCCACAAGAAGTTTTCTGCGATCAACCGGACGAATTCTTCGCTAAGGACTTGGATATTGTCGTGGAAGGAGCTGGGCATCATGCCGTCCAACTTTATGCAGAAAGAGCTCTGACAAGCGGCAGTGATTTTATAGTCTCTAGTGTAGGGGCCTTCAATGACCAAAGCTTACTTGATCGCACGTTGAAAGCAGCCGAAGAAGCTGGCAAGCGTCTGATTGTCCCTTCTGCTGCTGTAGGTGGTTTGGATCGAATTGCTGCTGGTGCGGTCGGGCCACTAGATGAAATTACCTTAAAAACGAGCAAGCCTCCTAAAGCTTGGTTTGGAACGGCTGTTGAGGAACAAGTAGACTTGAACAATTTAACAGAGCCCGTCTGCGTGTTTGAAGGAAATGCAAGAGAATCCTCTCGTCGCTTCCCAGAAAGTGTAAATGTTTCTGCTGCGCTAAGCTTGGCCGGACTAGGCCTTGATGAAACCAAGGTGCAAGTGTTTGTTGATCCGAATATTAACCGGAATGTTCATGAGATCTTTGCTGCAGGCAAGTTCGGCGAGATTCGATTACAGATACAAAATACCCCATCTCCGAATAATCCGAAGACAGGGTATATTGTCGCAATGAGTATTGCGAAGGTATTAAAGAACTTATCTACAAACTTAGTGATTGGCTGCTAA
- a CDS encoding superoxide dismutase: MPKYELPALPYAANALEPHIDEQTMNIHHGRHHATYVNNVNAALEGHDDLSSKSIEELISNMEAIPENIRNAVRNNGGGHANHSLFWQILSPNGGGAPAGELADAINSAFGSLDSFKEEFAKAATTRFGSGWAWLVVDNGALAVTSTPNQDSPLMEGKTPILGLDVWEHAYYLKYQNKRPDYIGAFWNVVNWDEVSKRYAAARG; this comes from the coding sequence ATGCCTAAGTATGAATTGCCTGCACTACCTTATGCTGCTAACGCTCTTGAACCACATATCGATGAGCAAACGATGAACATCCACCACGGACGTCATCATGCTACTTATGTAAACAATGTGAATGCTGCTTTAGAAGGACATGATGACCTTTCTAGCAAGAGCATTGAAGAATTGATCTCTAACATGGAAGCCATTCCTGAGAATATCCGCAATGCCGTTCGCAACAATGGTGGCGGACATGCTAACCACTCCCTATTCTGGCAGATCCTAAGCCCTAATGGCGGCGGAGCTCCAGCTGGTGAATTAGCCGATGCTATCAACAGCGCTTTTGGAAGCCTTGACAGCTTCAAAGAAGAATTCGCTAAGGCGGCTACTACTCGCTTTGGTTCTGGTTGGGCTTGGTTGGTTGTTGACAATGGAGCCCTTGCAGTTACTAGCACTCCTAACCAAGACAGCCCTCTTATGGAAGGCAAAACTCCGATCCTTGGATTGGACGTATGGGAGCATGCTTACTACTTGAAGTATCAGAACAAGCGTCCTGACTACATCGGCGCATTCTGGAACGTAGTGAACTGGGATGAAGTGAGCAAGCGTTACGCTGCAGCTCGTGGATAA